ACTTGAAGGTCTATGTCATATATTGATACTCGCACGATATATTAATCTTTGATATTTATAgataaccaaattatatttttaacactGAAGACCGTAATGAATACCCAATATGTATGAAATGttatatgagatataacaataataacatttaaaaaCTATGGATAGAGAAACGAAAATGATTGAATTGACAATATCTGTTGGAAAACAAACCTAAGAgcaactttatatataaaaaaaaatatatagtaatctTTATTTTAGAGGCAAATATGCTGTTGGAAAACAAACCTAAGAGAAATTTTATTAACTGctcatgctttttttttgctatactAGTTCCCAAACCAGTTATAGAAATTGGATAGATTGGTTCGGTTAGAGTATCATAGAACACGTTATTCAAACCAATTTGTGATAGTCTGTCTAATAGttgaaatattaattaactacattttttttttcttttttttttggtaaaaattaacTACAATCTTACTTGGTGATGTTATTAGATTCGTACTCTGTATACTTTTTGTATGTCGACATGGTATGTGAACCCATTACAgcagatgatatatatatatatatatatatatatatagaaattgtaTTGTCATATTGATGATCTCACAAGAATACAAATAGAACCGACTTCTTTGAATTCTTCATTTAACGTGTGAAATATGCACACGCGCGGTATGTGTGTGTAAATACAGTCACATGTGTCCATCATCGACACTCCATGTACATATAGCATTTCTAAACTTGAATACCGAGGGGCGAGGGGAACACCATATAGACTCagttgaaaaacttaagaacaTGCTAAACTTCGATCTGTTTGTCTCTTTTATACATTAGGATTTTCTAGGGACCAGGATATTATATTGTTTAAGTAATATAACTCAACAcgataatattataaatattgaaatatatgaGCTTAGATTTGTAAGATTGGCCAACCACACGATATATATCTTTAGTACTTAACTATACATATCTATGTTTGTGTGACTATGAAATCAATTGAtcttatatacaataatataatatataataatgggggatatattacttatttttaataagcGTAGATTTGATTAAATATGACATcagttatatttatatatgattgccgaaattttaataaatgaattTAATCTCTGCAAGCTACATCCGAATTTTTATTCGTGGTGGCATCATGCGTAGGGTTCCACTTGCACTAGTTAATTTGTATGTATATTGATCGTATATATacgtctatatatatttatataaacaactcatatattatatgtattatgtatatatgttcgTTAAGCATGGGAATTGGGATCACTATAGATTGACCATTTCTGTTCTATCTTTCTAATAATTGGCCCTAgttcaacaataaaaaaaggaGCAAAAATGAAACCATGCAGATGGTGATCCGTTAGCCaaagtcagtttttttttcctgtcaaTTTTATCAGATTCAATTAGTTCTGATAAAAATTTCTTCTGAAGTCGATAGGCAACTCCGGAAGGTACACACTATATATGATACCATTAATTCAAAATATCTCTAAAACCTGTTTTTATTATAAGCATATGTTGAGTAATTAACTTGATataattttggtatatatattattattaacaacAATCAAATTAGTTCCGTACGAAGGTATGTTGTCGTACATCTTGATGCACGAATTCATTTTTGTATAACGTGGTGATAAGATCACTTTGTCACTCAATATACTTTTTGATCGACTagaattgttgttgttttataatattattatattataattgagTTTGTATTCAATATGGAAGTCAATAAAactatagttaattattattccTCTTCTGTTAAATTACTTCGGATTTAAATTGATGTGACATGTCTCCGTACGCGTTTTCGTGTCATTACTACTAACTATTGTATACTACTATTTTGTTAACTAAATTATTGAGAATACTGATTACTGAGAGAGAACAGaatatcaaaataattgttttgtggTCAGATAAAATGCAATACGAATTTGAACTTGAATGATGGCAGAATTACAACACCAACATAAAATACTAGTTAGGTAGTATATTATAAATCTTGGTCCACCATTCAAACTCTTACGAACTCTTTATTAAAACATTAGATGACTTATTAGTGGTATTTAAAACTGATAAAATCGTTGGCGTTTTAGTGTGACCTGTATACATTACATTGGTTTTGATTTGGCTCGAtcatattgatttttaaaaataataatggtcGCTACAAGAAAACTAAAGAAATTTGATGTAAGTGACTGCCGTTGGAAATTAAACGAATCCGAGTGTTAGTGCCGTGGTAGATGTGTTCACAAGCAGTGACGGTGATAGCtcaatgagttttttttcttggtttaacgATATATGAATTTactatcaaaaaagaaaatttaaaagaaaaaaaatgttttttttttacgaattatgaatgtaaaattttattcatcaaaaaaactCTTTGTCCTTCCAAGAAGTGTAACTGTGTTGATTATTTTTCCTTTCGAAATGAGCTACTGCTATTGTAGAGTACTATGCTCGGGTAGAGAACCAGAGCATAATATCTTTGTATGTCCGGTTTTCCAAGTTGAGAAGGAGCAGAAGCCGACAGCAAATTGTCTTCTCTATCAACTTGCCAAGTTTAGGAGCTGAGATGGGATCTTCACCGTGCTGACGGTTGTTACTCTCTCGCCATAAAGAGTGTACCGTTGCCTGGAGGGAGTATCATAGGAACAACAGAGAGTGCGTATCAAGGGATGAGTCTGAGATGAGTACATGTAGCTGTTCCTAGTTCGAAGGTTTCCAAGAAAACCATCTGTGAGGTTGGCCCAAATCTGATGCGAGTAGGGGCACTGGAAGAAGAGGTGATTCATTGCTTCTAGCGGCTCTTGGCAGAAGGTACACGATGGATCAGCATTCACATTTCACTCCAACATTCGATCACCGGTAGAAAGTCTATCAAGCATTCTGAGCCATGTTATGAAGGCAAACTTTGGTGTTGCTTGGGGGAACCACGCACCATTTGTCCAAGGGCTCACGGGTCTCGGAGTATGAATAAGCTGCCATGTTTCACAGGTAGAGAATTTTTTCTTAAAGCCTGATCGACATTTCCAAAGATGGACATCCTCAACCCCGGGTTTCCTTTTTGAGCTGGCGGAAAGAATCTCTGTTCTTTTAGTAACAATAtagattaaattccaaataaatTGAAACTAACTAGGAtctaacccgcggtacaccgcagaacaatatttttaattttaaaaattttaaatttatattgtatttatttgttattttattattgttttattgatttaaaaaatataaaattttataggtATTTGatattcaaaatataggatttttgtagtgtattcaaggttttaaccagtgtggtatatgtatagtctagtaatacatttatcccctggtacacatctaaaagtgttttaaaaaaaacaattcaatttAACTCCCTATATAagattaatgccaacccgtctcaccaaaatcaaaataaatttttacataaaaaaaataatcaatataagtttttttatcaagtttaattatgttaattgttttaccaaattagcatatttatatagtttataattttttcatgtcaatatatatagtttataataattaatagaatttcaattttttgataattcctcaaaaaataaaaaaataaaccaaattatatgggggttttcaacatatttaatgtgacatattggattttcggtttaggaaatttattaatgttaatataattatggatattataaacttttattatggaaaatctgttgtatatcatttaaatttgagagattttagcatccataaaaatagttttggagatttaatgggttaaaactttaatgggtagagttgttttttgaaaaatcggaatgtatagatgttgttaagattttatggcaataaatgtaacaaatgttggtcaatttaagaaagattagtatttgaatttctcatcaatgttatttatggaattgttttaggggttagtgttgtaaaaaaaaaaaattaaataattaaaacttaaagagcataaaccaaaatgtacttaaaaaatgttaatatagatgatgCCAAAAATGAAACGTTACGCTAAGTTGGTATTAATGTAAAGcgcataaaaacaaaaacaatgatcTTTCAAAATGATCTGGTCCATAATGTCTAAGTTCTAAACCACTTGTGTGTGTAATATATACCCTAAATTAATAACACAACTTTTGCGTTGTTGTGTGCCCATCACCTATTGGGTTGCCACTATATTACAACATGTACTTATTACTTTCTCAACATTTCAACCTATACTTTTCACCTCTTTATAAAACAACATAAACTTAATTTACTCTGCATATAACAacacaaactttttaaaaattctaaaacaacaCCTCTCCAATTAAGAGAAAAAATTACGATCACTAAACCTGATTAAACCACAAATCGCGATTACTCTTATGCATTTGACTCAAACACGCGACTTGACAACAACCCAACaagatatatcatttttttaatcaaaccaGGATATATCATTCTAAATGAGTAACcgtaagaaagaaagaaaaaatcaatttggCATTTAGAGTTCTTCAAACATCGACCATCTCAACTTCAGGAAATCATGAGCTCTTCAGATTTGAACCGTTCAGCCAATTGGAAAGCTCGTCGTGGAGTTCCGATAAGTTGCTGATGTGGAGAAGGAATCATCAGATACACATCGAAGACAGAGAACATTGACAAACAAGTCTTGCTTTTGAAGGAGGAATTGGGTCATGAGATGGCTATGATAGCTTTAAAAACAGTAGGTGTTGCAGTATAGTTGTGAGCTCGCTTGTATGGTTGTGGGGAATAGTGTAGGTGATACTTATCTCATTATGGCTATGTGGAAGAGTGTAGGTGTTGTTATGGCTTGTTGCCGTGTAATATTGTTGTTATGTATGGTTATGGTCATTAATCCAAATGTTGTGTTGTTAAGCCTACAAATTCAATAAGAATTGGTCTCAGATGGTCTCAAACGATATCATCAAACATAAATCCTCAATAAGAATTGATCTCAAATGGTCTCTTTCAATATCATTAAACATAATCCAACTTAAGAACCAAACATAGATCAGCaacaaaaacctgcaactcctaaaaccaaaacaaaaacctgcaactccaaaaataaaaaacttgcaactcctaaaaccaaaccaaaaacctgcaactcctaaaaccaaaccaaaaacctgcaactcctaaaaccaaaaacctgcaactcctaaaacaaaatcaaaaacttgtaACCACTTCCAAAAACATGAAGCATCAACACAACTCTTAGATATTGCTTTATtgtgtgagtgtgtgtggtCCCTGTGAAAGTGTGATTGTCTCTGCTGCTTGAAATGTTGATGGACCAGCCCCATCAAACTTTGTTCTCTGCTTACTACtcttactctttttttcctttttttccttcttttccttcttttcctcATTTTCTTTTGGAAATGTAGGACATCCAGCTGAATTGTGACCTGCTACACCACACTTGCTACAATGCATAATTCTCCCTTGCCTTCCGAGTTTGTCTGGATCATTTTTGCTCTCACCCATATTCttctttggcttcttcttctttagttcctttttctttttcttcggtGATTCATTTTTCCCTTTGATCCGATCATAATTCTTCTTCTGACCCTTCTTTTTACCAGGTAGATTTGGATATGGAGGTTTGNAAAACCTGCaactccaaaaataaaaaacttgcaactcctaaaaccaaaccaaaaacctgcaactcctaaaaccaaaccaaaaacctgcaactcctaaaaccaaaaacctgcaactcctaaaacaaaatcaaaaacttgtaACCACTTCCAAAAACATGAAGCATCAACACAACTCTTAGATATTGCTTTATtgtgtgagtgtgtgtggtCCCTGTGAAAGTGTGATTGTCTCTGCTGCTTGAAATGTTGATGGACCAGCCCCATCAAACTTTGTTCTCTGCTTACTACtcttactctttttttcctttttttccttcttttccttcttttcctcATTTTCTTTTGGAAATGTAGGACATCCAGCTGAATTGTGACCTGCTACACCACACTTGCTACAATGCATAATTCTCCCTTGCCTTCCGAGTTTGTCTGGATCATTTTTGCTCTCACCCATATTCttctttggcttcttcttctttagttcctttttctttttcttcggtGATTCATTTTTCCCTTTGATCCGATCATAATTCTTCTTCTGACCCTTCTTTTTACCAGGTAGATTTGGATATGGAGGTTTGGTTATCAATACATATTTGTTGGTCATCCAAAAACGTGGACCTCTAACTGGATCAGGACCTTTATCATACACTTCTTTCCATACATGAGTAGTAAAGTATGGGgacacaaaatcatcaacatccttgttagCATCCAAGATTGTTGCATAGCATGTTCACATGAAATCCCTGTGATTTGCCACTTGCAACATGAACATTCCCATTTACGTGTTGACAAGTTCACAAAATGTGAGTTCCCATCTAAATAAACGTCAAACCGCCCATGTGTTCCTTATGTGATTTCACAGTTCATAGCATCTTCTTTCTCAGCCTCCAGTATCTCTGTAGCATACTtagagatcttttttttttccattttcctaTTTTCAGATTTCTCTTAGTAATCCTTCCCATTGCATGCCTTCTTATAGTTTCCAACATTGGAACTAATGCCTTTGCCCTTGCCAATTGTAGAGTTAAAAGACTATGTTGCATTGTTGTCCACATCCTCACAACTACTTCCTAACCTATAATAAGCTCTTGACCAACTTCGTGGATTCTCCTTCATCACATCATCATAAAGAGACAGATCATAGGCTctaatcttgttcttgtttgcttCAAATTCAGCATGGTTATAACTCCAAGCTAGGTGCCACACCATTTTTTTTAGCAAGTCTTTATCACCATGCCGGTTCTTCAAGTTATCCACAATATGCTTGACACACATTCTATGCTCAGCATTTGGCATCTCATTTTTTACAGAACTTATGATTCCCTACATaattacataaacaaacaagcaaagatGTAACTCCAAGCTAGTttaaaatgaaacaagacaaatatTTAAACAGTGAGACCAAAACACTTACTTTAGAACGATCTGGATATGATGACATAATCCTTCCCATCCTTTAGATTCAAATCAGCCTTAAGTAGTTTAAGAAACCACAACCAATTATCAGCATTTTCAGTTTGTACTGCTGCCCACGCAATTGGATATATCTGATTTTTCGCATCATGTGCAATAGCAGTCAATAGGCAGCCTTTAACGGCGTGTTTCAGAAAAGTTTCATTGCTCCAAGACACACATAAAAACGTTTAAAAACATCTGTAACAACTTCACCATCAGCATTAGGGATTGTATCAACTATTGCAGGGATCCTGGATTTGAAACAACGATTTCAGCTGCATAACCTCTAAGATGAGCAAAATGTTGAGCATATTCTTGTTGAAGCCACTTTAGAGCTAGAAGTCTCCCTCTTTGAACTTGTCCTATAGAACTTAGTATGTTCCATCGCTCTTTAATATGCCTTTGAATATCAAGAGGCATATACTTAGGTTGCAACCTCAATTTATCAAGGAATAGCCTTCCAATGACAGGACTCTTCAACAACTTGCATTTACCATTAGATTTACATCTACGATATCCACAATTAGTCCTCACAACCCACAATTGTCGAGTCTTGTCATATGCGGCGTATACTTTCCAATTACAATTCTTATCTTGACCACATACAAAGCTCATTTTGTCCTTCCCCCATCTGTTTTGCTTAATGTTTTCCCTCGACTTCAAAGCATGATGTAACACAACCTCTTTGAACTCAAACCCAGTGAAAAATGTTCTTCCAATAGCTAACTTCTCGTTAGTTCCCATCCTAATTTTCCTATCTCTAATAACTATCGGATTTTCCTCTTCATCTGAACTCTCTGGGATAGTATTTCGATTAATCCTAAAGTCATCAAACCAGTTTGCTACTGATTCCTCTATCTCGAACTCAAACCTGTCAACTatgtcgtcttcttcatctttcttctttgttgcttTACTCTCCCTTTTGTCATCTTCATGTTCAGACTTgtctctctttcgttttttgTTGCTTCGGTTTGCCTCATTCCCGACTTCAACAACTATGTCATCACCAGCCTCATCATTTCCattgtctttgtcttctccatCATCTATGCTCTTGTCTCCATCATCCTCACTCTCGACAACATTATCCTCATCGTCTCCATCATCCCCACTATTATCTCCATCATCCTCACTCTCTTCATCTGAAACTTCCTCGGAACCATTAGGAGCTTCATCATTTGCTTTGCTTTTGGGATTGAAATTGGGATCATCTGGATCACTCTCATATACCAAAGGACTAATCGGCATCTCTTCTCTTCGTTACCCAAAATTACtcaaactcatttttttaattatgaagaACCCTAAATAAGAAGTATGGCCAAACTACGTAATTTATTATGTCGAGTTATATAAGTCGCGTGTTTGAGTCAAACGCATAAGAGTAATCGCGATTTGTGGTTTAATCAGGTTTAGTGatcgtatttttttatttcaattggAGAggtattgttttaaaatttttaaaaagtttgtgtTGTTATATACAGAGTAAATTAAGTTTATGTTGTTTTATAAAGAAGTGAAAAGTATAGGTTGAAATGTTGAGAAagtaataagtaataatataGTGGCAACCGTCACCTATTTACAACGGCGTTTATTACGTACCTATCAACCTATGTTTATTGGGCTACTTAAGACTTTGAGAAAATGGTATATTAACCACACCAGTTTCTGCATCTAAGGCAAAAAAATATCCCGAGTTTTCACAAGTTCTCGATTTTGTCGAAAGTTCGGTATATTAATAATAGTGTAAAAAACTCTTCATACTGTGTATAAGTATTTTCACAAACTATTAGTCTACATTgttaaatttatacatataacATTGCTAAACCATATATACGTGTATAGAAGTActaagtcaaaaaaaaattaaaaattgtatgaCTCGTGATACAGATTCAATGATGCATGGCTTGTTTTCTCTTTGTAATGCCCGTCAACATAAACCTTTATGAGCTTGCTTGACTTAGAGGTCACCAAACCATGTGAATGTTCTTTTTAACAAACGTTCATACGGCTTGGCAGGCTCATGTGGCACATCACCAACCATtattagtcataaaatcatttaGGAGATCTACAGAAAGATAATATAGAAGTGATAAAGAGTTAAAGCTTGTCAAATGAGCAAATCTAGAACTTAGTTTGACGATAGTTCTTGCGTATTTCGACAAATTCTAACCACTCATTATTATCTCTCAATGATCTTAGAATTTCAAAAAGAGAGTGAGACAGACTCGATGTGAAGAAGATATAATGGATTGAAATTGATAACAACTATTGTCTATAGAATGACCATTTTCATGATTAATTCTGTTAAAGTGTTGAGCTTTGCAGTTGCTgtgaattaatatataattctgtTACCAAGAGATATACTCCAAAATTGGTAATTGCACACAAATCCATATCAAACGATCatatataaaacagaaaattttatttttatttaatgaaaaGTAGGAATACATTACATAGTTGGTGATAAGTACACCAATATTAGTAGAAATATTGCAAACCATGAATAAACATTACATGGTTGGTGATAAGtacaccaatttttttaaatacaagtACGATACGAATGTGTTCATGACTTATCTCAGATCAATAAAACACacgtttatttttataaaatatgtaaacagACTTAGGCAAAGATTCATATTGACCCTTTTACTTGACACAATTGACGTCTTTGACTGAAGCTTCAATAACAATTGCGATCACAGAAGCTCTTCAGTCTTGCAAATGCATCCTCCAAAGCGAAAATATCCATGTCGATAGAATGCCTCGCCCAGTTCTCCAGACCAAAAgcaatccctaaaccaaccCAACATGgtaacatatatatgttgttatgcGAAAATTGTCTTAAAAGCTAAACCGTTAACTTACCGTAATCATAGGTAATGAGAAATTAATCAATACCTGGTAAAAGGACGAGGTTTTCTTCACTAGCAAGCTTTTCACAGAATTCTTCATCAGTTTTAATGTGCGCAAACATTGACAAGTTCAGCTCGGTCtgggagaaagagaaaaaaagatgtatatattataagattgtttcaaaatataatactaaCTAGTCATAAGAAGTCAGAAATGTTAAAAGAAATGTAGTAAAAATAGAATACCCATAAGAAGGTGCAGGCTTCANAAATATGTAAACAGACTTAGGCAAAGATTCATATTGACCCTTTTACTTGACACAATTGACGTCTTTGACTGAAGCTTCAATAACAATTGCGATCACAGAAGCTCTTCAGTCTTGCAAATGCATCCTCCAAAGCGAAAATATCCATGTCGATAGAATGCCTCGCCCAGTTCTCCAGACCAAAAgcaatccctaaaccaaccCAACATGgtaacatatatatgttgttatgcGAAAATTGTCTTAAAAGCTAAACCGTTAACTTACCGTAATCATAGGTAATGAGAAATTAATCAATACCTGGTAAAAGGACGAGGTTTTCTTCACTAGCAAGCTTTTCACAGAATTCTTCATCAGTTTTAATGTGCGCAAACATTGACAAGTTCAGCTCGGTCtgggagaaagagaaaaaaagatgtatatattataagattgtttcaaaatataatactaaCTAGTCATAAGAAGTCAGAAATGTTAAAAGAAATGTAGTAAAAATAGAATACCCATAAGAAGGTGCAGGCTTCAGTTTTCAAGTAGCAGGTTAGGGCTGGTATGTCTTTGAGCTTATCAAATGCAAAGTCCGCTTTCTCTTTCAGAAAAGCCCGCCTCCTCTCGAAAAACTCTTTAGGAGTTTTCTCCAAGATGGTGGGAATAGCGGCCTACATAATAAAAGTCACGAATTCACCTTAGTATATGCatgcaaaataataataataataataataataataataaataaataaaccttGGTTAAGGTATGCTTCCGAACTAGAAAATCCCATACCTGGATAACAGTTGGTGGTTTATTATCTATCGCCAGAAAATTCTTAAGAGCACTTGTGATCTGTCCATATATAGCAAGATTAGGACAAGGAAAACTACGTACGCGTGGGCATTTTCAACTCTTAATGTGGAcgagaaacaaaatttgattttcatatGTTCATAGAGATGTAGTATATCAATGGCATATAATCTCATTGTTTGTACGTAAAAAGTTGTAAATGTCAGTTATTATACCGACGATGTACTAAAATAATGGTAGTGATGTTTAAAGAGTGATCGGGAAAAGCGGATTCGGACCTTTTTGGATTGAAAGGCACCATCTAGATCGTGCAGCGCGAGCCAGCCGGTTCGCCATCCGGGTACACTCCATCCCTTCGATAGAGAACCGAGACTGATCACAGGTACGATCGACGAGAATTTCCCCATGGGAACAAAGGGTTTACTCCCAAACACAGTCCATCTAAAAACTTCGTCAGAAACCACCAGTATCTTAAGTTCCCGAGCCAACTCAGCCAGCTTATAAAGAAATATCCAATAGTTACGTTACACATTATCAAAGATGAGATCATATGAGGTCACGTTGTATAACTAATTAGAGTATCTGTAAAATACCTGCATCAGATGACTTTCAGAGTAAATGTTCCCATTAGGATTGTGTGGGTTAATAATAAGTATCGCACAGGTGTTCTCGTCCACAAG
The sequence above is a segment of the Camelina sativa cultivar DH55 chromosome 10, Cs, whole genome shotgun sequence genome. Coding sequences within it:
- the LOC104720161 gene encoding protein PXR1-like — its product is MTNKYVLITKPPYPNLPGKKKGQKKNYDRIKGKNESPKKKKKELKKKKPKKNMGESKNDPDKLGRQGRIMHCSKCGVAGHNSAGCPTFPKENEEKKEKKEKKEKKSKSSKQRTKFXKPPYPNLPGKKKGQKKNYDRIKGKNESPKKKKKELKKKKPKKNMGESKNDPDKLGRQGRIMHCSKCGVAGHNSAGCPTFPKENEEKKEKKEKKEKKSKSSKQRTKFDGAGPSTFQAAETITLSQGPHTLTQ